From the Cohaesibacter sp. ES.047 genome, one window contains:
- a CDS encoding FAD-binding oxidoreductase: MSNEEKSHDVLVLGAGIVGVSTALHLQAAGQSVVLVDRREPGEEASHGNAGVIEKDGMIPLTIPSNPIEVAKYASNRQIHMHYHPTFMPRLAPWLFRMWLLSNDKGIDTYARAIAPLRAVAADEHAHFANEAGINEQFRATGWIHLYHSAKSFASTEGARRYAAEFGVDYEVVKQTDLEELEPHMQFDKDDHAIFWKGCVSVSSPKTVTKAYAALYESRGGRFVKGDARSLKREGDAWVVTTEAGDVKANKVVVSLGAWSLDLLKPMGYSFPLAAKRGYHQHFASKDGAFLNRPVVDEDVGFLMTPTEAGIRMTSGIEFAARDTKKTPVQIYRATEWARHLYPLGAPVEDEPWMGFRPCFPDSLPLIDRADNHPGLYFNFGHGHLGFATGPVTGRMMADMIMGRELSYDVKGFSAGRF; the protein is encoded by the coding sequence ATGAGTAACGAAGAAAAAAGCCATGACGTCCTCGTTCTTGGAGCGGGGATTGTGGGTGTCAGCACCGCCTTGCATTTGCAGGCTGCGGGGCAATCGGTGGTGCTGGTTGATCGACGTGAGCCGGGGGAAGAAGCCTCCCATGGCAACGCTGGCGTCATCGAGAAGGATGGCATGATCCCTCTGACCATTCCGAGCAATCCGATTGAGGTGGCGAAATATGCGTCCAATCGGCAGATCCACATGCACTATCATCCCACGTTCATGCCCAGGCTTGCGCCATGGCTGTTTCGCATGTGGCTGTTGTCCAATGACAAGGGCATCGATACCTACGCCCGGGCGATTGCCCCGCTTAGAGCGGTAGCGGCAGACGAACATGCGCATTTCGCCAATGAAGCAGGAATAAACGAGCAGTTTCGCGCCACTGGCTGGATCCACCTTTACCACAGCGCCAAGAGCTTTGCGTCAACCGAAGGGGCGCGGCGCTATGCGGCTGAGTTTGGGGTCGATTATGAGGTGGTCAAACAGACCGATCTCGAAGAGCTCGAACCGCACATGCAGTTTGACAAGGACGATCACGCCATCTTTTGGAAAGGCTGCGTGTCTGTCTCTTCGCCCAAGACCGTGACCAAGGCCTATGCAGCGCTATACGAGAGCCGCGGCGGACGCTTCGTCAAAGGGGATGCCAGGAGCCTCAAACGGGAAGGGGATGCTTGGGTCGTCACCACCGAGGCTGGCGATGTCAAGGCCAACAAGGTGGTTGTTTCGCTGGGGGCATGGAGCCTCGATCTGCTCAAACCCATGGGCTACAGCTTTCCGCTTGCGGCCAAGCGCGGCTATCATCAGCATTTCGCCAGCAAGGATGGAGCCTTCCTCAATCGCCCCGTGGTGGATGAGGACGTCGGTTTTCTGATGACCCCGACCGAGGCGGGCATCCGGATGACCTCAGGCATTGAGTTTGCCGCGCGGGACACGAAGAAAACACCGGTGCAGATCTATCGTGCAACCGAATGGGCCCGGCATCTCTATCCACTTGGGGCACCGGTTGAGGATGAACCTTGGATGGGCTTCCGGCCATGCTTCCCGGATTCGCTGCCGCTCATTGATCGGGCGGACAACCATCCCGGCCTCTACTTCAATTTTGGCCATGGCCATTTGGGATTTGCGACGGGGCCGGTGACTGGCCGAATGATGGCCGATATGATCATGGGGCGCGAGCTATCCTATGATGTGAAAGGCTTTTCTGCAGGCCGGTTCTAG
- a CDS encoding Lrp/AsnC family transcriptional regulator — protein MEKMTLDSGDVRILKVLQSDASLSIAEVAKQAGMSQTPCWRRIKKLKETGVLKQITAIIDRESVGLSFVSYAFVKLTVPSRTNMEEFDKLMSVWPEVVTCERITGAVDYLVKVITEDIKAYDNFLCYKLLNSELVSDVQSRIVVSTVKETAALPLVE, from the coding sequence ATGGAAAAAATGACACTGGATTCAGGGGACGTGCGCATCCTCAAAGTCTTGCAGAGTGACGCATCACTTTCCATCGCGGAAGTCGCAAAGCAGGCTGGCATGTCGCAAACGCCCTGTTGGCGCCGTATCAAGAAACTCAAGGAAACGGGCGTTCTCAAGCAGATCACCGCGATCATAGATCGCGAGTCCGTGGGCCTGAGCTTTGTCTCCTATGCCTTTGTCAAACTCACCGTGCCCAGCCGCACAAACATGGAAGAATTCGACAAGCTGATGAGCGTCTGGCCCGAAGTCGTCACCTGCGAACGCATTACCGGTGCTGTCGACTATCTGGTCAAGGTCATCACCGAAGACATCAAGGCCTACGACAATTTTCTGTGCTACAAACTGCTCAATTCCGAACTGGTTTCGGATGTTCAGTCGCGCATCGTCGTTTCCACCGTCAAGGAGACCGCCGCTCTGCCGCTGGTCGAGTGA
- a CDS encoding DUF6867 family protein, whose amino-acid sequence MNFLWDNTIAAFLVLTIFLGGGAAWMSGRAIALSWRPNWQIFLYMLLLTAAVRFLNYGLYEGQLLSLYYYLVTFVILTAFCWLGYRYTRTNQMVRQYHWLYQKVSPLSWKER is encoded by the coding sequence ATGAACTTTCTTTGGGACAATACCATCGCCGCCTTTCTCGTCCTCACCATTTTTCTGGGTGGCGGAGCAGCTTGGATGTCAGGCAGAGCCATCGCGTTGAGCTGGCGTCCGAATTGGCAAATATTTTTATACATGCTGCTTCTGACCGCAGCAGTAAGATTTCTGAATTACGGCCTCTATGAAGGACAATTGCTGTCCCTCTACTACTATCTGGTCACCTTCGTAATCCTGACAGCCTTCTGCTGGCTGGGTTACCGCTATACACGCACAAATCAGATGGTAAGGCAGTATCATTGGCTCTATCAAAAGGTCAGCCCTCTTTCCTGGAAAGAGCGGTAG
- a CDS encoding ABC transporter ATP-binding protein, which yields MSQPLLSLRGVETYYGKIVALRGIDIDVNEGEIVTVIGANGAGKSTTMMTICGITRARAGSIIYRGEDITKLPTHEIAHKQIAQSPEGRRIFGRMTVMENLQMGAAVINYAHIDEDLRMVFDLFPILEKRQSQRGGTLSGGEQQMLAIARALMSRPKLLMLDEPSLGLAPLVVKQIFEVVKELNEKQGLTVFLVEQNAYHALRLAHRGYVMINGQITLTGGGKELLSNPEVQAAYLEGGRH from the coding sequence AGCCAGCCACTCCTGAGCCTGAGAGGCGTCGAAACCTATTATGGCAAGATCGTTGCCCTGCGCGGCATCGACATTGATGTCAATGAGGGCGAGATCGTCACCGTCATCGGTGCCAACGGTGCCGGTAAATCAACCACCATGATGACCATTTGCGGCATCACGCGTGCCCGCGCCGGTTCCATCATCTACCGCGGCGAGGACATCACCAAGCTGCCAACCCATGAGATTGCGCACAAACAGATCGCTCAGTCTCCCGAGGGACGCCGGATCTTTGGCCGCATGACCGTCATGGAAAACCTTCAGATGGGGGCAGCAGTCATCAACTACGCCCACATTGATGAAGACCTCAGGATGGTCTTTGACCTCTTCCCCATTCTGGAAAAGCGTCAAAGTCAACGGGGCGGCACCCTGTCAGGGGGCGAACAGCAAATGCTGGCGATCGCCCGAGCCCTGATGTCCCGCCCCAAGCTTCTGATGCTGGACGAACCTTCTCTGGGTCTTGCCCCTCTCGTGGTCAAGCAGATCTTCGAAGTGGTAAAGGAGCTGAATGAAAAGCAGGGTCTGACGGTCTTTCTCGTGGAACAGAATGCCTATCATGCGCTGCGCCTCGCCCATCGCGGATACGTGATGATCAATGGACAGATCACCCTGACAGGTGGCGGCAAGGAACTTCTATCCAATCCGGAAGTTCAGGCAGCCTATCTCGAAGGCGGACGGCACTAA
- a CDS encoding P1 family peptidase, translating into MNNLITDIDGLKVGNATDLTLKSGTTALLCDRPMIASCMILGGAPGTRDTDLLSPEQSVQHIDGLVLSGGSAYGLDAAGGVQAWLREQGRGFAIGPVRVPIVSSAILFDLINGGDKSWSRQSPYWELGWEAAEAAAQDFSLGSHGAGTGAFTAGLKGGLGSASMQTDDGIRIGALVAVNAVGRATMGETPHFWAAPFEKNAEFGGLGHAKELPEDIAIPYTKLDAMRNAPTGGLPTGLGGNTTIGIIATDAKLTKPEAKRLAIMAHTGFARALWPSHSPMDGDLIFALSTGSKDLPNGDDGFGMLGAHGAATMARAIARGVYEATPAPEDPFPTWRAMFSS; encoded by the coding sequence ATGAACAATCTCATCACGGATATCGATGGTCTCAAGGTCGGCAACGCCACTGATCTGACGTTGAAATCAGGAACGACAGCACTTCTGTGCGACCGGCCGATGATTGCCTCGTGCATGATTCTGGGGGGCGCGCCGGGCACCCGGGACACAGACCTCCTCTCCCCCGAACAGAGCGTGCAACATATCGACGGGCTTGTTCTGTCCGGCGGCTCCGCTTATGGCCTCGATGCTGCAGGTGGCGTGCAAGCCTGGTTGCGAGAACAAGGCCGCGGCTTTGCCATCGGACCGGTGCGTGTTCCCATCGTCTCAAGCGCCATTTTGTTCGACCTGATCAATGGCGGCGACAAGTCATGGTCCCGCCAGAGCCCCTATTGGGAGCTTGGCTGGGAGGCTGCAGAGGCAGCAGCCCAAGATTTTTCTCTCGGCAGCCATGGTGCGGGCACAGGCGCCTTCACGGCAGGACTGAAAGGGGGCTTGGGCTCCGCATCCATGCAAACAGACGACGGCATTCGCATCGGTGCGCTGGTCGCGGTCAATGCCGTGGGGCGCGCGACAATGGGCGAGACACCCCATTTCTGGGCCGCGCCCTTCGAGAAGAATGCAGAATTCGGCGGGCTCGGTCATGCCAAGGAACTCCCCGAAGACATAGCCATCCCCTACACGAAGCTGGACGCCATGCGCAATGCCCCCACCGGCGGCCTACCGACCGGACTGGGTGGCAACACCACGATCGGCATCATCGCCACCGATGCCAAACTGACCAAGCCCGAGGCAAAGCGCCTTGCGATCATGGCCCACACCGGATTTGCTCGCGCGCTCTGGCCGTCCCATTCTCCAATGGATGGGGATTTGATCTTCGCGCTGTCCACAGGCAGCAAGGATCTGCCCAATGGAGATGACGGCTTTGGGATGCTCGGCGCTCATGGCGCAGCGACGATGGCCCGTGCCATCGCCAGAGGGGTCTATGAGGCCACGCCGGCACCCGAAGACCCCTTCCCCACGTGGCGAGCGATGTTTTCGTCCTAG
- a CDS encoding branched-chain amino acid ABC transporter substrate-binding protein, with translation MKKALLAGVALAGSIAMSSAAMADIVIATAGPMTGQYASFGMQMKIGAEQAVEDINEAGGINGEMLKLEVGDDACDPKQAVAVANQMVGKGVVFMAGHFCSGSSIPASAVYAEEGLVQISPASTNPKFTDERPNPDGGTYRVCGRDDQQGEVAGKLLFEEFGDKKVAIIHDKTAYGKGLADQTMGAFEALGGKTAMYEAYTAGEKDYTALVSKFKQAGIDALYVGGYHTEAGLIVRQMREQGMDTVLISGDALVTDEYWSITGDAGEGTLMTFSPDPALNPEAAPVVEEFKAKGLTTEGYVLYTYAAIQAWADAVKAAGSTDYDAVNEALNEGEFSTVLGNLSFDDKGDVTLPGYVWYEWSEGKYSYK, from the coding sequence ATGAAAAAAGCACTTTTGGCAGGCGTCGCCCTTGCTGGCTCTATTGCTATGTCCAGCGCCGCAATGGCCGATATCGTGATCGCAACTGCAGGCCCAATGACCGGTCAGTATGCTTCCTTCGGCATGCAGATGAAAATCGGTGCCGAGCAGGCGGTTGAAGACATCAACGAAGCTGGCGGCATCAACGGCGAAATGTTGAAGCTGGAAGTTGGCGATGACGCCTGCGATCCGAAACAGGCTGTTGCTGTAGCCAACCAGATGGTTGGTAAAGGCGTTGTCTTCATGGCTGGCCACTTCTGCTCTGGCTCTTCCATTCCTGCGTCCGCAGTTTATGCTGAAGAAGGCCTTGTGCAGATTTCGCCGGCTTCCACCAACCCGAAATTCACCGACGAACGTCCGAATCCGGATGGCGGCACCTACCGCGTCTGTGGTCGTGATGACCAGCAGGGTGAAGTTGCCGGTAAACTGCTCTTTGAAGAGTTCGGCGACAAGAAGGTGGCCATCATCCACGACAAAACCGCTTACGGTAAGGGTCTTGCTGATCAGACCATGGGAGCTTTCGAAGCTCTTGGTGGCAAAACTGCAATGTACGAAGCCTATACCGCTGGTGAAAAAGACTACACCGCGCTGGTCTCCAAGTTCAAACAGGCTGGTATCGACGCTCTGTATGTTGGTGGCTATCACACCGAAGCAGGCCTGATCGTTCGTCAGATGCGCGAACAGGGCATGGACACCGTCCTGATCTCTGGTGACGCTCTTGTGACGGACGAATATTGGTCCATCACCGGCGACGCTGGCGAAGGCACCCTGATGACCTTCTCCCCGGATCCGGCTCTTAACCCGGAAGCAGCACCGGTTGTGGAAGAATTCAAAGCCAAAGGCCTGACCACCGAAGGCTATGTTCTTTACACCTACGCTGCGATCCAGGCTTGGGCTGATGCTGTTAAAGCGGCTGGCTCCACCGACTATGACGCTGTCAACGAAGCTCTGAACGAAGGCGAATTCTCCACCGTTCTTGGCAACCTGTCCTTCGACGACAAAGGCGACGTCACCCTGCCAGGCTATGTCTGGTACGAATGGAGCGAAGGCAAATACTCCTACAAATAA